A stretch of DNA from Tsuneonella amylolytica:
TCGCCGGGAGCCGCCAAGTGTGCCCGATCGAGCAGCGCATCGCCGCCGGCCTCGTCGCCCGCATCCACCCGGCCCAGTCCGGCGACGAGGAGGTCGTACGGATCGGTACTGCCGGCGGCGAGCGCCCGTTCGGCATCCTGCGCGGCGAGGGAGAGGGAGATGGTCATGCGCCGGATGGCTTCCCTGCGCGTGCCACCAAGTCAAGCCGCCTTCGCGCAAGGTAACGTCCCGAAGGAAGGTTGCAGCCCTTTCCCGAACGCCTCGGCGTGTCTTCGGCGCACAAAGAAAAAACGGGGCGGGCATTGCTGCCCGCCCCGTCAGAAGTTCGGTTTGCGATCCGATCAGAAGCGGATGCGCGCGCCCACCGCGTAACGGCGACCCAGCGCGTCGTAGGTCGACGGGTAGGTGTTGCCGCTGTTGTAGGTGGTGGCACCGGCCGTGTTGCCCACGATCGGCGGCTGCTTGTCGAGCAGGTTCTGCACGGCGAACGTGAAGGTGAACTCGTCGCTCACGTTCCAGCGCAGGGTGGCATCGAAGATGTCGTAGGCATCGATCCTGTTGAAATCGACCTGCTTGCCGGCGACCGCACCCGTGCTCGCGGGCAGGGTGCCCGAGAAGAACGGACCCTGGTCGATGATGTCCTGCGGCTCGTGCTCGGTCGAGCCGATGTGACGCCACAGGAGCGACAGGTCGAAATCGTCGACCGTGAAGGTGTTGCGCAGCGACCACTGCCACTTGGGCTGGATCGAGCCGGTGAACGAGCAGTTGACCGAGTAGTAGCGCGTGCATTCACGGTTGAGCGAGTTCGGATCGGCGACGTTCGCGTTGAACTTCGAGTTCATCGTGTAGTTGCCGACGAAGTTGATCGCCCACCCGGCGAAGCCGAGATCGGTGTTGTAGTTGGCGATCAGGTCGAAGCCGTCGGTGAACAGGCGGCCCTGGTTGTTCAGGTTCGCGATGAGACCGAGGGTGGTCGAAGGATCGCCGTCGAGTCCGCCGGTAACCGGGTTACGCTGGATCGCCAGACAGTTCGGATCGGTCGTGCTGGCCGCCGAGAGGCTGCCATAGCACGCCGCCAGGATGTCGCCCGGGAGCGACGCCCCGATGACGTCCTTCACCTTGATGTTGTAGTAGTCGAGCGACATGTTGAAGCGCGGCAGGAAGTCGGGCTGGAACACCACGCCAGCGGTCCACGTCGTGGCCTTTTCCGGCTGCAGGTTGATGTTGCCGCCCTGCGTCAGGTTGGCCTGGCCGGCCGTCGGGTTGGCGATCGAACCGATCGTGCCCGCCGGAGCGCCCTGCGCGATGCAGACCGCGCGAAGGTTGGCGTTGGCCACCGGAGCGGTACCCGCACAGGGGTCGACGCCCAGGTTGGTGAGGCCCGTGGTCACCGGCGTGAACAGTTCGCCGATGTTAGGGGCGCGCACCGCGCGCGAGTAGTTGCCGCGCACCTTGAGGCCCGCGACCGGACCCAGCGTGCCGCCGACCTTGTAGGTCCACGAGTTGTTCGACGGACCGCCGTCGATCTCCTGGTGCGAGTAGCGCGCACCGGCCTCGAGCGTCGCCAGGTCGGCGATGATCGGAACGATGAGCTCGCCGTAGCCTTCGTAGGTCTTGTAGCCGCCGATGATGTCGGGGGCAGCGCCGCCGGCACCGCCGAGTTCACCCGGGGTCTTGGCGAGGACGTCCGACGACTGTTCGGCGCCGTAGTCGCGCATTTCGGCACCGAGGGCGAAGCCGATCGGTTCGGCCGCGCCGAAGCCGAAGCCGAGATCGCCCGAGATCAGCGCGCGGACCTGCCCGAGCGTGGTCTTGACCTGCGACGTGCTGTTGGCGGTGAGGAACGCGGCCTGTGCGGGCGTGATCGTCCCGGCCGGGCCGAACACGTTGATCGGGATACAGCCGTTCGACGGATCCTGACAGGTCGTGCCGTTGTTGGTCAGCAGGCCCTGACGGAAGCGCGAGGTCAGCGTGTAGTTGCGGATCGTCTGGACCTTGTCCGATTCGCCGTACGACGCGCTGAGGTCGAAACCGATCGTCGGGGTCAGATCGCCGCGGATGCCGAAGCGATAGTCGAAGACGGTGGTGTCGTAGTCGCTGATGCGCGGGCCGACTTCGACCGCACGGCGGGCGAGGTTGGTCGTGATCGTGCGGTAGTTCGGGTCGTCCGGACCGGTGGCCGCTGCGGCGGCGGCGCACTGCGCCGGCGTGAGCAGCGGGGTGTAGGCGATCTGGCCCGAAACAGTCTCGCCGGCGGCGTTCACGCCGGTGACGTTCGGGGCAACGTTGAGGGCGCAGAACTGGGCGCGCAGGGCGGCCGGAAGCAGCGGGTTGTTGAGGTTGATCGTGACCGGGCTGTTGAACGAACCCGACGGTGCGATGATGGTCGACACCGAGTTCTTCGAGAACAGGCCACGCGTATACAGCTCGAGACCGTCGCTGATCTCGTAGTTCGCCTGCGCGAAGATGTTGTAGCGCTCGAACGGAGTCTGGAAGACGTTGAACGGGTTGAAGTTGAACGTCTGGAACGTGCCGACCGCCTGGCCGGCGGCGTTGATCTGACGCACACCGCCGTTGGCGGCACCGCCGGTCTGCAGCGCGAGAATCGGAACGCCCGCGGCGGTGGTGCCGGTCTGGACGTACTGCGACAGGGTGTTGGGCGCACCGTTGGTCAGCGGGCGGGTGCCGGTGAAGCGCGAAGGCACCGTGGTGCCCGAGCCGCTGCCGCCGCCGGTGAACGAGCTGATCTGGTTCTGCGAGAAGTCGCGCGCACCCTGGTAGACCGGGTCCGACTTCTGGTAGCCGATGCTCAGCACGGCGTTACCGCGACCGTCGTCGAAGTTCGCGCCCATGGTGAGGTCGGCGCGCCAGTACTTGCCGTCGCCGCGCTCGGTCAGCTGCTGGCCGAGGTTGAGGTCGACGCCCGAGAAGTCCTTGCGGGTGACGAAGTTGATGACGCCGGTGATGGCGTCCGCGCCGTAGGTCGTCACGGCGGCGCCGGTGAGGGCGTCGACGCGGCTGACGAGGGCCAGCGGAATGTTGTTGAGGTCGACGCGGCCCGAGAAGTCGACGGGCACGATGCGGTTGCCGTCGAGCAGCACGATGTTGCGGTTCGAGCCGAGGCCGCGAAGGTCGGCGTACGAGGAACCGCCGTTGCCGTTGTTGACCGCCGAACCGATGTTGGCGACCACACCCGGGATTTCGCGCAGGACCTCTTCGGCGAGGTTCGACTGCTTCAGTTCGATCTGGTCGGACGTGGTGACGTTGACCGGGTTCGACTGGACGAGGTTCGGGTTCTGGATCAGCGAGCCGGTGACGACGATCTCTTCGGCGTCGACGGTGTCGGTCGCGGTGGTCTGCGCGTCCTGCGCGAAGGCCGGCGTCGCGGCGATGGCGATGCCCAGCGCGATCGGAGCGGCACCCGCCTTGAGAAGCGAAATAGACTTCATGGTCTGATTTTCCCCAATTGGACCCGGCCCTGACCGGGTCACTTTTCGTAATGTGCGTGATCCGACGGCGCGACGAGGCGCTACGGCTCTGCGTATCCCGCAATATCCCTGCAACAATCGCACGCAACGATCTTCGCCCGTCCGCCGAAGGATTGACGGTCCCCTGTGGCAGGGGTGCCACACGGAAGTTCGAGGCCGTATCCGGGAAAGGAGGCCGACCTTGCTTGACCCTGTAAGCCGGCAGCCTTACGCGAACGTCAATCGGTTTCGGGAAAGGACTGAATTGATGGGCACGGCTTATATCGTCGACGCGGTGCGGACCGCCGGGGGCCGGCGCGGCGGGCGCCTCGCCGGGGTGCACCCGGTCGATCTCGCCGCGCAGACGCTCGACGCGCTCGTCCAGCGGACCGGCATGGACCCGGCGCGTATTGACGACGTGGTGATGGGCTGCGTGACGCAGGGCGGCGAGCAGGCGATGCAGGTCGGCCGGATGGCGGTGCTCGCCAGCAAGGTGCTGCCGCAGTCGGTCCCCGCGGTCACCATCGACCGGCAGTGCGGATCGAGCCAGCAGGCGATCCAGTTCGCAGCGCAAGCGGTGATGAGCGGGACGCAGGACGCGGTGATCGCGGCGGGCGTGGAAAGCATGACCCGGGTGCCCATGGGCACCAACCTCACGCTTCACATGAAGGAGGGCATGGGCCACTACAAATCGCCCGGCCTGGAAGAGAAATACCCCGGGATCATGTGGTCGCAGTTCGCCGGCGCGCAGATGATCGCCGACAAGTGGGACATGACGAAGGAGGCGATCGACCGCTTCGCGCTCCACAGCCACGAGAAGGCCGCCGCCGCGACGAAAGCCGGCGCGTTCGCGCGCGAAATCGTGCCGATCACCGTCGAGACGCCCGAGGGGCCGGTCGAGCACACGACCGACGAGGGCATCCGCTACGACGCGACGCTCGAAAGCATCGCTTCGGTCAAGCTGCTGCAGGAAGGCGGCAAGCTGACCGCCGCGAGCTCCAGCCAGATCTGCGACGGGGCCAGCGCGGCGCTGATCGTCAGCGAGACGGCCTTGAAGGAACTCGGCCTCACCCCCCGCGCTCGCATCCACACGCTGACGGTGACCGCCGGCGACCCGGTGATCATGCTGGAGGAACCGCTGTTCGCCACCGACAAGGCGCTGGCCCGCGCCGGCCTTACGATGGGCGACATCGACCTCTACGAGGTGAACGAGGCGTTCGCCCCGGTGCCGATGGCCTGGCTCGCGCACACCGGTGCGGACCCGGACAAGCTCAACGTCAACGGCGGCGCGATCGCATTGGGTCACCCGCTCGGCGCGAGCGGAACGAAGCTGATGGCGACCCTGCTGAACGCGCTCCACGCGCGCGGCGGCAAGTACGGCCTCCAGACCATGTGCGAGGGCGGCGGCGTCGCCAACGTGACGATTATCGAGGCTGTGTAATGGCCGTCATCCCAGCGGACGCTGGGATCGCCGGCCGCTATGTCCGAGCTATCCAAACCTGATCCCAGCGTTCGCTGTGATGACGAATTGACGAGAGGAAAATTATGAAAGTCGACAGCAACACCGCAGCCGTCGTGACCGGCGGCGCATCAGGCCTCGGGGCCGCCACCGCCCGCGCGCTCGCGGCCAAGGGCGCCAAGGTCGCGATCTTCGACCTGCAGGAAGAGAAGGGCAAGGCGGTCGCCGAGGAAATCGGCGGCGTGTTCTGCGAGGTCAACGTGACCGACGACGCATCGGTCGACGCCGGCTTCGCCAAGGCGCGCGAGGCCCACGGGCAAGAGCGCATCCTGGTGAACTGCGCGGGCACCGGCAACGCGATCAAGACCGCCAGCCGGTCGAAGACCGACGGCAGCATCAAGCACTTCCCGCTCGATGAGTTCAACTTCATCATCCAGATCAACCTCGTCGGCACGTTCCGCTGCATCGCCAAGTCGGCGGCCGGCATGCTGACCCTCGATCCGGGCGAGGACGGCGAGCGCGGCGCGATCGTCAACACCGCGAGCGTAGCGGCGGAGGACGGCCAGATGGGCCAGGCGGCCTATGCGGCGTCGAAGGGCGGCGTCGTCGGCATGACCCTGCCGATCGCGCGCGACCTGATGAGCGAGGGCATCCGGGTGAACACGATCCTGCCGGGCATTTTCAACACCCCGCTGATGAACGCCGCTCCGCAGGCGGTGAAGGACGCGCTGGCCGCCAGTGTGCCGTTCCCCAAGCGGCTCGGCAATGCCGAGGAGTACGCGCTCCTCGCCATGTGCATGATCGAGAACGGCTACTTCAACGGCGAAGACGTGCGCCTCGACGGCGCGATCCGCATGGCACCGCGCTGATGCCGTTCGCGGCAGGGGCGGGCCCGGTCTAGGCCGCCCGCCCATGACGATTACCCGCGCCCCCCGGTCCCCTTTATCGAGGCGGGTCGGGGGGCGCGCATCGTTTCAGGCCTTCGTACACGGCAGGCCCACACGGAACGGAGAGAGACGGCCATGAGCGACTACACCCAGATCCGGTACGACCAGGACGGTCCGGTAGCGACGATCACGCTGCACCGGCCCGAAAAGATGAACGCCTTCACGCGCACGATGATGGACGAGATCATCGACGCGATCGACCGGACCGATGCCGACGACACTGTGCGCGGGGTGATCTTCACCGGCAGCGGCGAGCGGGCGTTCTGCGCGGGCGCCGACCTGACGCCCGAAGGCGGCGGTCACGTGTTCTCCGACCCCAACCCGGTCGAGGATCTGTCGGACGAGCGGGTGCGCGACGGGGGCGGGCGGCTGACGCTACGGCTGTTCGATTCGAGAAAACCGCTGATCTCGGCCTGCAACGGCGTGGCGGTGGGCGTGGGCGTGACGATGCAGCTGCCGATGGACATCCGCCTCGCCGCCGACACCGCGCGCTTCGGCTTCGTCTTCGCGCGGCGGGGGATCGTGCCCGAGGCCGCCTCGAGCTGGTTCCTGCCGCGGATCGTCGGCACGCCGACCGCGCTCGAATGGTGCATGACCGGGCGGCTGATCGATGCCGCCGAAGCGCAGGCGAGGGGGCTCGTGCGGTCGGTCCATCCGCAGGACGAGTTGATGGACGCGGCGACGGCGATTGCGCGCGAGATCGCCGACAACACCTCGGCCGTCTCGGTCGCGATGACGCGGGCGATGCTGTGGCGCAACGCGGTGGCCGAACATCCGATGATGGCGCACCGGGTCGACAGCCGGGCAATCTACCGGCTCAGCCGCAGCGCCGACGCGCGCGAGGGGATCGCGAGTTTCCTGGAAAAGCGCGTCCCCCGATATCCGGACACGGTGAGCGCCGACATGCCCGACTTCTACCCGTGGTGGGACGAACCGGGATACCAATAGCCCTCGCTTGCCAAGGCGGACGGTTTCCCTAGAAACCATGCCGATGCCCGACACCCCCGACACGCGCCTCGCCGACTTTCTGCCCTACCTGCTGTCGGTCGCGTCGAATGCGGTGTCGAGCCGGGTGGCGGACGCCTATGCCCGGCAGTTCGGTTTGCGCATTCCCGAATGGCGGGTGATGGCGGTGCTGGGCGATGCCGGCGCGCGGACCCAGCGCGACCTGACAACCCAGACGCTGATGGACAAGGTCGCGGTCAACCGCGCCTGCCGCGCGCTGGAAGAGGCGGGCCTCGCCTCGCGCACAGCCAACGCGCGCGACGGGCGCTCGCACCACCTCGAACTCACCGCCGCGGGGCGGGAGATGCACGGGCGAATCATGCCGCTCGCGCTCGAGATGGAGCGTCAGCTGTTCGAGGGGTTTTCCGCCGAGGAGCGGGACACGTTTCGCCGGCTGCTCGGGCGTGTGCGCGAGGCAGCCGGCGATTTCGATCCGGAGGGCTGAGCGCGCGGCGCAAGCGCCGGGCGCTGCTCGCCCGTATCAGCCCCCGGGGCCGTTGCCGGAGAACGCGTCGCTGATCGAACAGGCCGCAGGGCCCAGGATGACAATGAACAGCACCGGCAGGATGAACAGGATCAGCGGCACGGTCATGATCGCGGGCAGGCGCGCGGCCTTTTCCTCGGCGCGCATCATGCGCTCGTTGCGGAACTCGGCCGAAAGCACGCGCAGCGCCGAGGCGAGCGGGGTGCCGTAGCGTTCGGTCTGGATCATCGTGGTGACGACGCCCTTGACCGCGTCGAGGTTCACCCGGCCTGCCAGGTTCTCGAACGCCATGCGCCGCTCGGTCAGGAACGACAGCTCGATCGCGGTCAGCGCGAATTCATCGCCGAGCTCGGGATAGGCGCGGCCCAGTTCCTTCGCCACGCGGTTGAACGCGGCGTCGACGGTGAGACCGGCCTCGGCGCAGATGACGAGTAGGTCGAGCGCGTCGGGCAGGCCCTTGCGGATCTCGCCGGTGCGCTTGGTCGCCTTGTTCTTGAGGAACAGCTCGGGTCCCTTGTAGCCGAAGCCGACCGCGGCGGTCAGCGCGAACAGCTTCTTCATGCTGCCCCAGTCGGGCATGATATTGAGCACGTAGAACAGCATGAAGGCGACGAAGCCGAAGACGATCGGCAGCACCATGCGCAGGCCGATGATGTAGACCGCCAGCTCCTTGTTGCGGTAGCCGGCCCAGGCCAGCTTCTGCTGGATGACCTCGATCTGGCTCTGCTGGAGAACCTTCATGTTCGCCAGCGTTTCCTTGACCTTGTCGGTCGAGTCGGTGCGGCGGACGAGGCTCTGGCGCTTGCGCGCGTTCGACTTGACGATGCCGGCCTTCAGTTCCTCGCGGCGGGCGGCCAGCGCCTTCACCCGCTTGGACATCGGGTCCTTGACGGTCACGGCGGCGTAGATCGCCATCATCACCGCCAGCGCGGCGACCGCGGCGAGCAGCGTGCCGACGAGGATGACGTCGAAGCCGAGGAGGGTGGGTCCGGTGGGAGTCATGTCTGCCGCCTCAGATTTCGAAGCTGACCATCTTGGCCATGATGAAGACGCCGATGCCCATCCAGGTGAGCCCGCCGAGACCGGCGACGATCAGGCGGTCCTCGGTGAAGAAGCCGCCGACGTAGCCGGGGTTGATCCACCAGATCATCACGAACACGATGAACGGCAGCGCGCCGACGATGTAGGCCGAAGCCTTCGATTCCGAGCTCATCGCCTTGATCTTGAGCTTCATCTGACCGCGCTTGCGCAGCACGTCGGCAAGGTTCGACAGCGTTTCGGCGAGGTTGCCGCCGGTCTCGCGCTGGATAGCCAGCGTGATGGTGAAGAAGTTGAATTCCGCGATGCCCAGCCGGTCGGCGGTGACCTGGAGCGCTTCCTCCATCGTCCGGCCGACCCGGATGCGGTCGACGATCGCCTTGAATTCCAGCCCGACGGGGCCGGGGATTTCCTGCGCCACGACGGCCAGGGTCTCGGTCACCGGCAGGCCCGAGCGCAGGCCGCGGACGAGCAGTTCGATGGCGTCGGGAAACTTCGCGTTGAACTGGTTGGTCCGCTTCTTGATCATGAAGTTGACCACCAGGTGCGGGATGCCCGCACCGGCGAACATGCCGATCAGCAGCGACAGCAGCGCGGCGCCCGTCTTGAGGTACAGGATCACCGTGAAGAACAGCGCGATGCCCAGCGACCCGTAGAGGTAGTGGGTGATCGTCCATTGCTTGCCCGTGCGGTCGAGCCGCATGGCCAGCGCCTCGGCCTTGGAGCTCGATCCGGCGACCTTGAACTGCAGCGGCTTGCGCGCGGCGATCGCCTTCTTGAGCTGCGATTCCACCTTGGTGTCGGTGCTTTCCGAATGGCGATAGCGGACCGCCTGCAGGCGGCGGTTGCCTTCCTTGGCGGCCGACGGACCGGCGAACGCGGAATACCCGACGACCATCACGGCCATCAGCCCGGCGGCGAACAACAGCAGCTGGAATATCGACATCGCTCTGCCTGGCCTCTCTCAGTTCGAATGCGGCTGCGGGCCGGCGGGGGTCGCCGCCGGCCCCGCCGGTGTCACGCCTCGGCCTTCGCC
This window harbors:
- a CDS encoding acetyl-CoA C-acetyltransferase, yielding MGTAYIVDAVRTAGGRRGGRLAGVHPVDLAAQTLDALVQRTGMDPARIDDVVMGCVTQGGEQAMQVGRMAVLASKVLPQSVPAVTIDRQCGSSQQAIQFAAQAVMSGTQDAVIAAGVESMTRVPMGTNLTLHMKEGMGHYKSPGLEEKYPGIMWSQFAGAQMIADKWDMTKEAIDRFALHSHEKAAAATKAGAFAREIVPITVETPEGPVEHTTDEGIRYDATLESIASVKLLQEGGKLTAASSSQICDGASAALIVSETALKELGLTPRARIHTLTVTAGDPVIMLEEPLFATDKALARAGLTMGDIDLYEVNEAFAPVPMAWLAHTGADPDKLNVNGGAIALGHPLGASGTKLMATLLNALHARGGKYGLQTMCEGGGVANVTIIEAV
- a CDS encoding type II secretion system F family protein, with product MSIFQLLLFAAGLMAVMVVGYSAFAGPSAAKEGNRRLQAVRYRHSESTDTKVESQLKKAIAARKPLQFKVAGSSSKAEALAMRLDRTGKQWTITHYLYGSLGIALFFTVILYLKTGAALLSLLIGMFAGAGIPHLVVNFMIKKRTNQFNAKFPDAIELLVRGLRSGLPVTETLAVVAQEIPGPVGLEFKAIVDRIRVGRTMEEALQVTADRLGIAEFNFFTITLAIQRETGGNLAETLSNLADVLRKRGQMKLKIKAMSSESKASAYIVGALPFIVFVMIWWINPGYVGGFFTEDRLIVAGLGGLTWMGIGVFIMAKMVSFEI
- a CDS encoding TonB-dependent receptor domain-containing protein encodes the protein MKSISLLKAGAAPIALGIAIAATPAFAQDAQTTATDTVDAEEIVVTGSLIQNPNLVQSNPVNVTTSDQIELKQSNLAEEVLREIPGVVANIGSAVNNGNGGSSYADLRGLGSNRNIVLLDGNRIVPVDFSGRVDLNNIPLALVSRVDALTGAAVTTYGADAITGVINFVTRKDFSGVDLNLGQQLTERGDGKYWRADLTMGANFDDGRGNAVLSIGYQKSDPVYQGARDFSQNQISSFTGGGSGSGTTVPSRFTGTRPLTNGAPNTLSQYVQTGTTAAGVPILALQTGGAANGGVRQINAAGQAVGTFQTFNFNPFNVFQTPFERYNIFAQANYEISDGLELYTRGLFSKNSVSTIIAPSGSFNSPVTINLNNPLLPAALRAQFCALNVAPNVTGVNAAGETVSGQIAYTPLLTPAQCAAAAAATGPDDPNYRTITTNLARRAVEVGPRISDYDTTVFDYRFGIRGDLTPTIGFDLSASYGESDKVQTIRNYTLTSRFRQGLLTNNGTTCQDPSNGCIPINVFGPAGTITPAQAAFLTANSTSQVKTTLGQVRALISGDLGFGFGAAEPIGFALGAEMRDYGAEQSSDVLAKTPGELGGAGGAAPDIIGGYKTYEGYGELIVPIIADLATLEAGARYSHQEIDGGPSNNSWTYKVGGTLGPVAGLKVRGNYSRAVRAPNIGELFTPVTTGLTNLGVDPCAGTAPVANANLRAVCIAQGAPAGTIGSIANPTAGQANLTQGGNINLQPEKATTWTAGVVFQPDFLPRFNMSLDYYNIKVKDVIGASLPGDILAACYGSLSAASTTDPNCLAIQRNPVTGGLDGDPSTTLGLIANLNNQGRLFTDGFDLIANYNTDLGFAGWAINFVGNYTMNSKFNANVADPNSLNRECTRYYSVNCSFTGSIQPKWQWSLRNTFTVDDFDLSLLWRHIGSTEHEPQDIIDQGPFFSGTLPASTGAVAGKQVDFNRIDAYDIFDATLRWNVSDEFTFTFAVQNLLDKQPPIVGNTAGATTYNSGNTYPSTYDALGRRYAVGARIRF
- a CDS encoding MarR family winged helix-turn-helix transcriptional regulator, translating into MPDTPDTRLADFLPYLLSVASNAVSSRVADAYARQFGLRIPEWRVMAVLGDAGARTQRDLTTQTLMDKVAVNRACRALEEAGLASRTANARDGRSHHLELTAAGREMHGRIMPLALEMERQLFEGFSAEERDTFRRLLGRVREAAGDFDPEG
- a CDS encoding crotonase/enoyl-CoA hydratase family protein; protein product: MSDYTQIRYDQDGPVATITLHRPEKMNAFTRTMMDEIIDAIDRTDADDTVRGVIFTGSGERAFCAGADLTPEGGGHVFSDPNPVEDLSDERVRDGGGRLTLRLFDSRKPLISACNGVAVGVGVTMQLPMDIRLAADTARFGFVFARRGIVPEAASSWFLPRIVGTPTALEWCMTGRLIDAAEAQARGLVRSVHPQDELMDAATAIAREIADNTSAVSVAMTRAMLWRNAVAEHPMMAHRVDSRAIYRLSRSADAREGIASFLEKRVPRYPDTVSADMPDFYPWWDEPGYQ
- a CDS encoding type II secretion system F family protein produces the protein MTPTGPTLLGFDVILVGTLLAAVAALAVMMAIYAAVTVKDPMSKRVKALAARREELKAGIVKSNARKRQSLVRRTDSTDKVKETLANMKVLQQSQIEVIQQKLAWAGYRNKELAVYIIGLRMVLPIVFGFVAFMLFYVLNIMPDWGSMKKLFALTAAVGFGYKGPELFLKNKATKRTGEIRKGLPDALDLLVICAEAGLTVDAAFNRVAKELGRAYPELGDEFALTAIELSFLTERRMAFENLAGRVNLDAVKGVVTTMIQTERYGTPLASALRVLSAEFRNERMMRAEEKAARLPAIMTVPLILFILPVLFIVILGPAACSISDAFSGNGPGG
- a CDS encoding SDR family NAD(P)-dependent oxidoreductase; protein product: MKVDSNTAAVVTGGASGLGAATARALAAKGAKVAIFDLQEEKGKAVAEEIGGVFCEVNVTDDASVDAGFAKAREAHGQERILVNCAGTGNAIKTASRSKTDGSIKHFPLDEFNFIIQINLVGTFRCIAKSAAGMLTLDPGEDGERGAIVNTASVAAEDGQMGQAAYAASKGGVVGMTLPIARDLMSEGIRVNTILPGIFNTPLMNAAPQAVKDALAASVPFPKRLGNAEEYALLAMCMIENGYFNGEDVRLDGAIRMAPR